Genomic DNA from Candidatus Hydrogenedentota bacterium:
GCGGGTCGGGAAAAGGGCCTGTCCGCCGCCATGCTGGACCGTCTGGAACTGACGGACGCGCGGATTGAGGCGATGGCCGGGGGGCTGGACATTGTGGCCGCCCTTCCGGACCCGGTCGGCGACATCGTCCACCAGCACATTCACCCGAACGGACTGCGCATCGCGCAAATCCGCCAGCCGCTTGGGGTGGTCGGGATCATCTTTGAAAGCCGCCCGAACGTCACCGCCGACGCGGCGGCGCTGTGCCTGAAGTCCGGCAACGCCACCATCCTGCGGGGCGGATCGGAGGCCATCCACTCGAACATCGCCATCGCTGAGCTCTTCTGCGAGGGGGTGCGGGCGGCGGGCGCGCCGGAGCATTCGGTGCAGATGATCGGCACGGCGGACCGGGCGGCGGTGGGCGAGATGCTGAAACTGGACCGTCACATTGACGTGATTATCCCGCGCGGGGGCAAGAGCCTCATCGCGCGGATTTACGAGGAGTCCAAAATCCCCGTGGTGGCGCACCTGGACGGGGTGTGCCACACGTACCTGCATGAGGACGCGGACCCGGACATGGCGATGAAAATCGTGATGAACGCCAAGCTCCAGCGGCCCGGCGTGTGCAACGCGATGGAGACCCTGCTGGTGCACGAGTCGGCGGCGCCGATGCTGCTCCCCCCGATTGCGGAGGCCCTGCGCGGCGGCGGCTGCGAACTGCGGGGCTGCGGGCGGACCCGGCAGATAATAGACTGCGCCCCGGCCACCGAGGAGGACTGGACCACGGAGTATCTGGACAAAATCCTGTCCATCCGCGTGGTCTCCTCGCTGGAGGAGGCGGTGGCGCACATCAACGAATACGGGTCGCACCAC
This window encodes:
- a CDS encoding glutamate-5-semialdehyde dehydrogenase; this translates as MTLREELEQIGRQARRASNELRPLSRAVKDAALRGAAARLRASGDRLKAANAKDLAAGREKGLSAAMLDRLELTDARIEAMAGGLDIVAALPDPVGDIVHQHIHPNGLRIAQIRQPLGVVGIIFESRPNVTADAAALCLKSGNATILRGGSEAIHSNIAIAELFCEGVRAAGAPEHSVQMIGTADRAAVGEMLKLDRHIDVIIPRGGKSLIARIYEESKIPVVAHLDGVCHTYLHEDADPDMAMKIVMNAKLQRPGVCNAMETLLVHESAAPMLLPPIAEALRGGGCELRGCGRTRQIIDCAPATEEDWTTEYLDKILSIRVVSSLEEAVAHINEYGSHHSDAIVTAGYAAAERFLDEVDSATVYVNASTRFTDGFEFGLGAEIGISTSKLHCRGPMALEGLTSLKYVCRGDGQVRG